In Azospirillum ramasamyi, a single window of DNA contains:
- a CDS encoding tetratricopeptide repeat protein, with amino-acid sequence MFGNLLKRSKSTPLRKPDFQRGLAAFEAEDYAAAVADWMPLAERGHAEAQYRMGQLYARGQGVVRDFGDAAHWFRKAAEQGHTEAQFSLGLCYANGEGAPQDTALPVRWYKTVAKSNPVAAEANLALLYPNGLGIGPDISQALHWYRLAAEAGHAEAQHHMGLLHAFGQGVSQDHAAAAAWYMRSAEQGHAMAQHALASLYANGQGVERDIEQAIAWYGRAAEQGFVNSQLALAIIYEHGTGVEADPARAAEFYRKAAEQGQPVAQVNLGLLYARGHGVPKDYRETLKWCRLSAEQGNINAQFNLGLIHSNGLAGPPDYAEAAVWYRKAAMQGNVGAQVNLGLMLAHGWGGRHELAEGVDWLRKAAAQGHAGAMTNLGALYAARDGKAYNPIQAYVWYIMAAASTQPGAEREGLEAKAHELGAALTGEDRHKAQVIMEDWKKNPKLMLAG; translated from the coding sequence TTGTTCGGCAATCTGCTGAAGCGAAGCAAATCCACCCCTCTCCGCAAGCCGGACTTCCAGCGCGGCCTCGCCGCCTTCGAGGCGGAGGACTATGCCGCCGCCGTCGCGGACTGGATGCCGCTGGCCGAACGCGGCCATGCCGAGGCGCAATACCGCATGGGCCAGCTCTATGCGCGCGGGCAGGGGGTGGTGCGCGATTTCGGCGACGCCGCCCACTGGTTCCGCAAGGCGGCAGAGCAGGGCCATACAGAAGCGCAGTTCTCGCTTGGCCTGTGCTACGCCAACGGCGAGGGCGCGCCGCAGGACACCGCCTTGCCGGTGCGCTGGTACAAGACGGTGGCCAAATCCAACCCGGTCGCGGCGGAGGCCAACCTGGCCCTGCTCTATCCCAACGGGCTGGGCATCGGGCCGGACATCTCCCAGGCGCTGCATTGGTACCGGCTGGCCGCCGAGGCCGGCCATGCCGAGGCCCAGCACCACATGGGCCTGCTGCATGCCTTCGGGCAGGGGGTGTCGCAGGATCATGCCGCCGCCGCCGCCTGGTACATGAGGTCGGCCGAGCAGGGCCATGCCATGGCGCAGCACGCGCTCGCCTCCCTCTATGCCAACGGCCAGGGGGTGGAGCGCGACATCGAACAGGCGATCGCCTGGTACGGGCGCGCCGCCGAACAGGGATTTGTCAATTCCCAGTTGGCGCTTGCCATCATCTACGAGCACGGCACCGGAGTGGAAGCCGATCCGGCCCGCGCGGCGGAGTTCTACCGCAAGGCGGCCGAACAGGGGCAGCCTGTGGCCCAGGTCAATCTCGGCCTGCTCTATGCCCGCGGGCACGGGGTGCCCAAGGATTATCGCGAAACCCTGAAATGGTGCCGCTTGTCGGCCGAACAGGGCAACATCAATGCCCAGTTCAACCTGGGCCTGATCCATTCCAACGGGTTGGCCGGTCCGCCCGACTATGCCGAAGCCGCGGTTTGGTACCGGAAGGCGGCGATGCAGGGCAATGTCGGCGCCCAGGTCAATCTGGGCCTGATGTTGGCGCATGGCTGGGGTGGGCGGCACGAGCTGGCTGAAGGTGTGGATTGGCTCCGTAAGGCTGCGGCGCAGGGGCATGCCGGCGCCATGACCAATCTGGGCGCCCTCTACGCCGCCCGTGACGGCAAGGCCTACAACCCGATCCAGGCCTATGTCTGGTACATCATGGCCGCCGCCTCCACCCAGCCCGGTGCCGAGCGCGAAGGGCTGGAGGCCAAGGCGCATGAACTGGGGGCCGCGCTGACCGGCGAGGACCGCCACAAGGCGCAGGTCATCATGGAAGACTGGAAGAAGAACCCCAAGCTGATGCTGGCCGGCTGA
- a CDS encoding kinase, giving the protein MIISRTPFRISLFGGGTDYPTWVRHHGGAVFGLAIDKYCYLNVRSLPPFFDHKYRLAYSRIELAKTIEEIEHPAVRAVFSEMNANRGLEVHHDADLPARSGLGSSSSFTVGLLNALYAMRGEMISKRDLANEAIRIEQEVIGENVGYQDQVWAAYGGLNRIDFHTDGGFAVTPLIISPERRAELLSSMLLVFTGLSRIASEVAKEKIENLEQRERQLMGIRAMVDEGVSLLSDEREPAYRLGELMHEAWQLKRQLASSVSNPVVDEIYAEARAAGASGGKLLGAGGGGFMVFFVKPEMRRRLIERLNRLITVKFGIDYGGSKIIVYEPSYEVGAD; this is encoded by the coding sequence GTGATAATCAGCCGCACCCCTTTCCGCATTTCGCTTTTCGGCGGTGGCACCGACTACCCGACCTGGGTGCGGCACCATGGTGGAGCCGTGTTCGGACTGGCGATCGACAAATACTGCTATCTCAACGTCCGCAGCCTGCCGCCCTTCTTCGACCACAAGTACCGCCTCGCCTATTCACGCATCGAGCTGGCCAAGACCATCGAGGAAATCGAACATCCGGCAGTCCGCGCCGTCTTCTCCGAGATGAACGCCAATCGCGGGCTGGAGGTCCATCACGATGCGGATCTGCCTGCCCGTTCGGGGCTGGGGTCCAGCTCGTCCTTCACGGTCGGCCTGTTGAACGCCCTCTACGCCATGCGTGGGGAGATGATCAGCAAGCGCGATCTGGCGAATGAAGCGATCCGCATCGAGCAGGAGGTGATCGGCGAGAATGTCGGTTACCAGGACCAGGTCTGGGCCGCCTACGGCGGTCTGAACCGGATCGATTTCCACACCGATGGCGGCTTTGCCGTCACCCCCCTGATCATCAGCCCGGAGCGGCGTGCCGAACTTCTGTCCTCGATGCTGCTGGTCTTCACCGGCCTGTCGCGCATCGCGTCGGAAGTCGCCAAGGAGAAGATCGAGAATCTGGAGCAGCGCGAGCGCCAGTTGATGGGCATCCGCGCCATGGTGGACGAGGGGGTTTCCCTGCTCAGCGACGAACGCGAACCCGCCTACCGGCTGGGAGAGCTGATGCATGAGGCATGGCAGCTCAAGCGCCAGCTCGCCAGCTCCGTCAGCAACCCCGTAGTCGACGAGATCTATGCGGAAGCGCGGGCTGCCGGGGCGAGCGGCGGCAAGCTGCTGGGTGCCGGCGGCGGCGGCTTCATGGTGTTCTTCGTCAAGCCGGAGATGCGCCGCCGCCTGATCGAACGGCTGAACCGCCTGATCACCGTCAAATTCGGCATCGATTACGGCGGCAGCAAGATCATCGTCTACGAACCGAGCTATGAGGTCGGGGCAGATTGA
- a CDS encoding NUDIX hydrolase, protein MPPILTSRRLVYANSKWRAYADDLRGDGTSVKGYLVVEPVHAGPGMVTGVAVLGEADGRFALLHNHRHPLGQRSWEMVKGFIDEGENPADAARRELTEETGLVCGPEDLVPLGSFTPEGATMAARGLLFLARRCRPDIAATPGAAPGKDGADEIEIGLGATTLFDLGTVERMADNSEIEDAATLIGIYRALAWLKRECRETTPNTSS, encoded by the coding sequence ATGCCGCCCATCCTCACCTCGCGCCGTCTCGTCTACGCGAACAGCAAATGGCGGGCTTATGCCGACGACCTGCGCGGTGACGGCACCTCTGTCAAAGGGTATCTGGTCGTCGAACCCGTGCATGCCGGCCCCGGCATGGTCACGGGCGTGGCGGTGCTGGGTGAAGCGGACGGCCGCTTCGCCCTGCTTCACAACCACCGTCATCCGCTCGGACAGCGCAGTTGGGAGATGGTGAAGGGCTTCATCGACGAGGGTGAGAATCCGGCCGATGCCGCCCGGCGTGAACTGACCGAGGAGACCGGGCTGGTTTGCGGACCGGAGGATCTGGTTCCGCTCGGCTCCTTCACGCCGGAGGGGGCGACCATGGCGGCACGGGGCCTGCTGTTCCTGGCCCGCCGCTGCCGGCCGGATATCGCCGCCACCCCTGGAGCCGCCCCCGGCAAGGACGGCGCGGATGAAATTGAAATAGGTCTCGGCGCCACCACTCTGTTCGACCTGGGAACGGTGGAGCGGATGGCCGACAACTCCGAGATCGAGGATGCGGCGACTCTGATCGGAATTTACCGCGCCCTGGCATGGCTGAAGCGGGAATGCAGAGAAACGACGCCGAACACCTCTTCGTAA
- a CDS encoding B12-binding domain-containing radical SAM protein, translated as MSPKVDLVLVNPGERTKIYQSLGSTLTAIEPPLWCRLIGGYVRDRGHSIHIIDAEADHLTADQVAERIAELAPRLVAMVVFGHQPSASTQQMVGAGLTCRAIKAQAPEQPIIIVGGHVAALPERTLREEAVDFACNSEGPVTVAQLLDALKEPAPPLQTVEGLVYRVAGSEGDADDGAIRSNLAPALIKDLDGDLHGNVWDLLPMEKYRAHNWQCFGDLGSRQPYASIYTSLGCPYKCSFCCINAPFGVNRYRMRSPDAVVAEIDRLYNDHGVKTYKFIDEMFVLNERHVLAICDRLIERGYDLNIWAYARVDTVKPHMLEKLRKAGFRWLALGIESGSEHVRDGASKSFTQDDIRAVVQSIQAAGIHVIGNYIFGLPDDDVESMRATLELAKELNCEFGNFYSAMAYPGSPLYAMAVERGWALPEQWSGYSQHSYDCTPLPTEKISAAEVLRFRDQAFTEYFTNKRYLDMVAQRFGWETREHIEQMTKHSLSRALLESGMEVLAD; from the coding sequence ATGAGTCCGAAAGTCGATCTCGTCCTCGTCAACCCTGGTGAGCGGACCAAGATCTATCAGTCCCTCGGGTCAACTCTGACGGCGATCGAACCGCCGCTGTGGTGCCGGCTGATCGGCGGCTATGTCCGCGACCGCGGCCATTCCATCCACATCATCGACGCCGAGGCCGATCACCTGACCGCCGACCAGGTGGCGGAGCGCATCGCCGAACTGGCCCCGCGCCTGGTCGCGATGGTGGTGTTCGGCCACCAGCCCTCCGCCTCGACCCAGCAGATGGTCGGAGCCGGGCTGACCTGCCGCGCCATCAAGGCGCAGGCGCCCGAGCAGCCGATCATCATCGTCGGCGGCCATGTCGCCGCCCTGCCGGAGCGCACGCTGCGCGAGGAGGCGGTGGACTTCGCCTGCAACAGCGAAGGACCGGTGACCGTTGCCCAGCTTCTCGACGCGCTGAAGGAACCGGCTCCGCCGCTGCAAACGGTGGAGGGGCTGGTCTACCGCGTGGCGGGGAGCGAAGGGGACGCTGATGATGGCGCGATCCGCAGCAATCTCGCCCCGGCCCTGATCAAGGATCTCGACGGCGACCTGCACGGCAACGTGTGGGATCTGCTGCCCATGGAGAAGTACCGGGCGCACAACTGGCAGTGCTTCGGCGATCTCGGATCGCGGCAACCCTATGCCTCCATCTACACCTCGCTCGGCTGCCCCTACAAATGCAGCTTCTGCTGCATCAACGCGCCGTTCGGAGTGAACCGTTACCGCATGCGGTCGCCCGACGCCGTCGTCGCAGAGATCGACCGGCTGTACAACGACCATGGCGTCAAGACCTACAAGTTCATCGACGAGATGTTCGTCCTGAACGAACGCCATGTCCTGGCGATCTGCGACCGGCTGATCGAGCGCGGCTATGACCTGAACATCTGGGCCTACGCCCGGGTCGACACGGTCAAGCCGCACATGCTGGAAAAGCTGCGCAAGGCGGGGTTCCGCTGGCTTGCCCTGGGCATCGAATCCGGCAGCGAGCATGTCCGCGACGGCGCGTCCAAGTCCTTCACCCAGGACGACATCCGTGCGGTGGTCCAGTCGATCCAGGCTGCCGGCATCCACGTCATCGGCAACTACATCTTCGGCCTGCCCGACGACGATGTGGAAAGCATGCGGGCGACGCTGGAACTGGCCAAGGAACTGAACTGCGAGTTCGGCAACTTCTATTCCGCGATGGCCTATCCGGGATCGCCGCTCTACGCCATGGCGGTGGAAAGGGGATGGGCCCTGCCGGAACAGTGGAGCGGCTATTCCCAGCACAGCTATGACTGCACCCCGCTGCCGACGGAAAAGATTTCCGCCGCGGAGGTTCTGCGCTTCCGCGATCAGGCCTTTACCGAATATTTCACCAATAAGCGCTATCTCGACATGGTGGCCCAGCGTTTCGGCTGGGAAACCCGCGAGCACATCGAACAGATGACCAAGCATTCCCTGTCCCGCGCTCTGCTGGAAAGCGGCATGGAAGTCCTGGCCGATTAG
- a CDS encoding glycosyltransferase: MPDDLYYHKHLMYNIGIAKSRGDIVVICDSDAMFTKSFVRTVIETFERTPEIALHFDEVRNSRQDFYPFNYPPFELLTGDGAINWRDGKTTGLWDTEDPLHSRNYGACLCAKRADLIAIGGADEHMDYLGHVCGPYELTFRLVNKGRKEVWHESEFLYHTWHPGSDGDFNYIGPTDGRHMSSTALEALETGRVMPLTENPVIRHERENGVPPVNGQFINPACLKAWTQEEVAKSPRFKLFKCGQGGTKLVRELATYNILSYDDKFYGVPHSLGPVDLARKEDREKPQVIEGASADEIEALLAERSSPAPVATLPVRQPSRPQGVQAPPVLVGMAGPFNVVFYDDAYFGVPISLGPVDLADPAQRALPEILKASTWNDVDSMIRAQRLSRLEVESRAREQMLEQLRAELAAKDAMIADFLDTITAMRGESRSWNEVRDRLRREVFSLQFRLNGAELFDAFTPTDIAERRADGIHVTADKPAGHFLHGPRLSLDKGKYTLDIWGARQRASAAGLPVLNVELVTNGTTTVGTFNTEHFAETPTLVSLVFQLNDAPTDARHEFEIRLAHHGHVDLVVSRIRLRLTSGTGAASPADLRRQHA, translated from the coding sequence ATGCCGGACGATCTATATTATCACAAACATCTGATGTATAATATTGGCATCGCAAAGAGTCGGGGTGATATTGTCGTCATCTGTGATTCTGATGCAATGTTCACGAAATCATTTGTTCGGACGGTGATCGAAACCTTCGAACGCACGCCTGAGATTGCCCTGCACTTTGACGAGGTGCGCAATTCCAGGCAGGATTTTTATCCTTTCAACTATCCGCCGTTCGAACTGCTGACCGGGGATGGGGCGATCAATTGGCGCGACGGCAAGACCACCGGGCTGTGGGACACCGAAGACCCGCTGCATAGCCGCAATTATGGGGCGTGCCTGTGCGCCAAGCGTGCCGACCTGATCGCCATCGGCGGCGCCGATGAACACATGGATTATCTCGGCCATGTCTGCGGCCCGTACGAGTTGACCTTCCGCCTCGTGAACAAAGGCCGGAAGGAGGTCTGGCACGAAAGCGAGTTTCTGTACCACACGTGGCATCCGGGATCGGATGGCGACTTCAACTACATCGGGCCTACCGATGGCCGGCATATGTCTTCCACCGCACTCGAGGCGCTGGAGACCGGTCGCGTCATGCCGCTCACCGAGAACCCCGTCATCCGCCATGAGCGTGAAAACGGGGTCCCGCCGGTGAACGGCCAGTTCATCAATCCTGCCTGCCTGAAGGCCTGGACGCAGGAGGAGGTGGCCAAGTCGCCCCGCTTCAAGCTCTTCAAGTGCGGCCAGGGCGGCACCAAGCTGGTGCGGGAACTGGCCACCTACAACATCCTGTCCTACGACGACAAATTCTATGGCGTCCCGCACTCCCTGGGGCCGGTGGATCTGGCCAGGAAGGAGGATCGGGAAAAACCGCAGGTCATCGAGGGGGCCTCGGCCGATGAGATCGAGGCGCTTCTGGCCGAGCGTTCCTCCCCCGCTCCCGTCGCGACGCTTCCCGTGCGGCAGCCCTCCAGGCCGCAGGGCGTCCAGGCCCCTCCGGTTCTGGTCGGCATGGCCGGACCCTTCAACGTGGTCTTCTATGACGACGCCTATTTCGGCGTTCCGATCTCGCTGGGGCCGGTCGACCTTGCGGATCCGGCCCAGCGCGCCTTGCCAGAAATCCTGAAGGCTTCGACATGGAACGACGTGGACTCCATGATCCGGGCGCAGCGCCTGAGCCGGCTGGAGGTGGAGAGCCGTGCCCGGGAGCAGATGCTGGAGCAATTGCGGGCGGAACTTGCCGCCAAGGACGCGATGATCGCGGACTTCCTTGACACGATCACCGCCATGCGGGGTGAGAGCCGAAGCTGGAATGAGGTGCGCGATCGCCTGCGTCGGGAGGTGTTCAGCTTGCAGTTCCGGTTGAACGGTGCCGAGCTGTTCGACGCCTTCACGCCGACCGACATCGCGGAGCGCCGTGCCGACGGCATCCACGTCACCGCCGACAAGCCGGCCGGCCATTTCCTGCACGGCCCGCGCCTGTCGCTGGACAAGGGCAAGTACACGCTCGACATCTGGGGGGCAAGGCAGCGCGCGTCCGCAGCGGGTCTGCCGGTTTTGAATGTGGAACTGGTCACCAACGGCACGACCACCGTCGGGACGTTCAACACCGAGCACTTCGCCGAAACGCCCACGCTGGTCTCGCTGGTGTTCCAACTGAACGATGCGCCCACGGACGCCAGGCATGAATTCGAAATCCGCCTCGCCCATCACGGCCATGTGGATCTGGTCGTTTCGAGGATAAGGCTGCGCTTGACCTCCGGTACAGGCGCAGCTTCCCCGGCGGATCTTCGCAGGCAGCACGCATGA
- a CDS encoding HlyD family type I secretion periplasmic adaptor subunit yields MTAQKLATIQTTRVPANDVAQQKPGQPHDKRTKAHGKAAIGAFQKDTDAIQNAPDPFLARITLHLLALFVIGLLTWASLSYLDKIVASKGKVISTEPNVMVQPLEMAAIKQVLVRAGDVVHQGQVLATLDPTFTQADVLQLESRLANADAQIARLEAEHDGTSFAPAADRYGYGTLQQALWRERQAQYQSQMQNYEEKLARLRSNVSKYEMDRVHLNERLKVVREIENMRSSLMATQVGSKLNLLQATSDRIEIERNLVLNQNELQGNRHDLQALLAERDVFIQQWNGKIIEELTTQRNEREALREQLTKARKRQALVQLDAPIDAIVLEVSPKATPGSIAKEAEPLFTLVPVGSPLEVEANIDARELSFVQVGDKVRIKLDAYPYMQHGSLEGEVAMISEDSFSDKDNANGVLFYRARIKLLNTTLDNVPSNFRLIPGMPLTADIKVGERRIITYFLRPILRGVDESLREP; encoded by the coding sequence TTGACCGCACAGAAGCTTGCGACCATCCAGACGACGCGCGTTCCTGCCAACGACGTGGCGCAGCAGAAGCCGGGGCAGCCGCACGACAAGCGGACCAAGGCACACGGGAAGGCGGCGATCGGCGCCTTCCAGAAGGACACGGATGCGATCCAGAACGCCCCCGATCCCTTCCTGGCGCGCATCACGCTGCATCTGCTGGCCCTGTTCGTCATCGGGCTGCTCACCTGGGCGTCCCTGTCCTATCTGGACAAGATCGTCGCCTCCAAGGGAAAGGTGATCTCCACCGAGCCCAACGTGATGGTTCAGCCGCTGGAGATGGCGGCGATCAAGCAGGTCCTGGTCCGTGCCGGCGATGTCGTGCACCAGGGGCAGGTGCTGGCGACGCTGGACCCGACCTTCACCCAGGCCGACGTCCTGCAGCTGGAATCCCGCCTTGCCAACGCCGACGCGCAGATCGCCCGGCTGGAGGCCGAGCATGACGGCACCTCCTTCGCGCCGGCCGCGGACCGCTATGGCTATGGCACGCTGCAGCAGGCGCTGTGGCGCGAGCGTCAGGCCCAGTACCAGTCGCAGATGCAGAATTACGAGGAGAAGCTGGCGCGGCTGCGGTCCAACGTCTCCAAGTACGAGATGGACCGCGTCCATCTGAACGAGCGGCTGAAGGTGGTGCGCGAGATCGAGAACATGCGCTCCTCGCTGATGGCCACCCAGGTCGGCAGCAAGCTGAACCTGCTGCAGGCCACCAGCGACCGCATCGAGATCGAACGCAACCTGGTCCTGAACCAGAACGAGCTGCAGGGAAACCGCCATGATCTGCAAGCCCTGCTGGCCGAGCGCGACGTCTTCATCCAGCAGTGGAACGGCAAGATCATCGAGGAGCTGACCACCCAGCGCAACGAGCGCGAGGCGCTGCGCGAGCAGCTGACCAAGGCGCGCAAGCGCCAGGCGCTGGTCCAGCTCGATGCGCCGATTGATGCCATCGTGCTGGAGGTCTCTCCCAAGGCCACCCCCGGCTCCATCGCCAAGGAGGCGGAGCCGCTCTTCACCCTGGTGCCGGTCGGCTCGCCTCTGGAAGTCGAGGCCAACATCGACGCCCGCGAGCTTTCCTTCGTCCAGGTCGGCGACAAGGTGCGCATCAAGCTCGACGCCTATCCCTACATGCAGCACGGCTCGCTCGAAGGCGAGGTGGCGATGATCAGCGAGGATTCCTTCTCCGACAAGGACAACGCGAACGGCGTCCTCTTCTACCGGGCGCGGATCAAGCTGCTGAACACCACACTGGACAATGTGCCGTCCAACTTCCGCCTGATCCCTGGCATGCCGCTGACGGCCGACATCAAGGTCGGCGAACGCCGCATCATCACCTATTTCCTGCGACCCATCCTGCGCGGGGTCGACGAAAGCCTGCGGGAGCCCTGA
- a CDS encoding adenylyl-sulfate kinase, translating to MKESSMFIHFDLPRAAGDSLMDCVERVYGASRVLHLGRGLRFDMSYEALLSKTPDEIDLIKSQYGCAVTKHAFSLHKIIGVPYVGFVRNPFDWYVSSYYWAIKNSLGDPSEHYGYMIDKKNMSLEYFVHWLHDTGHDNNQTKNIFHLSKDYGSLLPPDPASITLDEASFSQAIELTETAFAVLAPTDLFGPALYVMGMLFDWPDLPPWRLRSSSNWRASASIPDTLMDFVRERSPYDWKLFDAVRKGFEQRYADILAARAAEIADYEACSRNPAWQDAMPFHVHDVPDRLLQGVRLQAPPPPRDPVAVSSALRGNRISGLKLHLHGVVHGHFLLSPRSDSPPFLAVPLVSLIDQMADPDRLWPFYGPGVLFDRSLEGLRQRLEAGEVPSLVESQGDLQIWFYRGAYRFVEWTAGTGIDAVYRDPEGTLGVSLHATDWQTARQFFTLFTDPFQWQRIDGFGIVEGVGEEPWRAEPTAGGPAVTAPSLVRLLETLQSSGRLSLRSPPPFLIDSLADYNLVKYQDRHYGAHQGAGSLEDLLAEPGENLIEAVALKELRREIIDRWLSRRPPDPHLIETLGVTNIVLFRDRFVALPQALGAVDLSDPATFHLPGVIVSRSRTRLRHLVATEAAGRGVSAEAGTAPESDGRPAPLLPDASAKGRLFWLTGLSGAGKTTVALRVCARLRAAGLPTVLLDGDRLRAAIAPDAGHTPDQRRQLAFSYARLCRELTEQGLVVVIATISMFHAVRQWNRENVEGYREIYLRVPLEHRADRDPKGLYRNAAVDMVGMDTSIEEPDRPDLVIDNYGTMEPDGAADLIWERLIAPDADLVGLSTAALEDGL from the coding sequence ATGAAAGAGAGCAGCATGTTTATCCATTTCGACCTGCCCCGTGCCGCCGGGGATTCGCTGATGGACTGTGTCGAGCGCGTCTATGGTGCGTCGCGGGTGCTGCATCTTGGACGCGGGCTTCGTTTCGATATGTCGTACGAGGCCCTGCTCAGCAAGACGCCTGACGAAATTGATCTGATAAAAAGCCAGTACGGATGCGCAGTGACGAAGCATGCCTTCTCCCTGCATAAAATAATTGGGGTTCCGTATGTTGGGTTTGTTCGCAATCCGTTTGACTGGTATGTTTCTTCTTATTATTGGGCGATAAAGAATAGCCTTGGAGATCCGTCAGAGCATTATGGGTATATGATAGATAAGAAAAATATGTCATTGGAGTACTTTGTTCACTGGCTTCATGATACTGGTCACGACAACAATCAAACCAAGAATATTTTTCATCTCTCAAAGGATTATGGCAGCCTCCTGCCACCGGATCCCGCGAGCATCACTCTTGATGAAGCGAGTTTTTCTCAAGCCATTGAATTGACTGAAACCGCATTCGCGGTTCTTGCGCCGACCGATCTGTTCGGTCCGGCGCTCTATGTCATGGGCATGCTGTTCGACTGGCCGGACCTGCCGCCGTGGCGGCTGCGCTCTTCGTCCAACTGGCGCGCCTCGGCGTCGATTCCCGACACGCTCATGGACTTCGTGCGCGAGCGCAGCCCCTACGACTGGAAGCTGTTCGACGCCGTCCGGAAAGGGTTCGAACAGCGCTATGCCGATATCCTGGCCGCCCGCGCCGCCGAGATCGCGGACTACGAAGCCTGCTCGCGGAACCCCGCCTGGCAGGACGCGATGCCGTTTCATGTCCACGACGTTCCGGATCGCCTTCTGCAGGGCGTCCGCCTTCAGGCGCCGCCGCCGCCCCGCGACCCGGTCGCCGTCTCCAGCGCCCTGCGGGGGAACCGCATATCGGGGCTCAAGCTGCATCTTCACGGCGTGGTCCATGGGCATTTCCTGCTGTCGCCCCGCAGCGACAGCCCGCCTTTCCTGGCCGTGCCGCTGGTCAGCCTGATCGACCAGATGGCCGATCCGGATCGGCTCTGGCCATTCTACGGCCCGGGCGTCCTGTTCGACCGGTCGCTGGAAGGGCTCCGGCAACGGCTCGAGGCGGGAGAGGTTCCGAGCCTGGTGGAGAGCCAGGGGGATCTCCAGATCTGGTTCTATCGTGGCGCGTACCGTTTCGTGGAGTGGACGGCCGGCACCGGCATCGACGCGGTGTACCGCGATCCCGAGGGGACGCTGGGCGTTTCTCTCCACGCCACGGACTGGCAGACGGCCCGCCAGTTCTTCACGCTGTTCACCGATCCGTTCCAGTGGCAGCGGATCGACGGGTTCGGCATCGTCGAAGGCGTGGGCGAAGAGCCCTGGAGGGCTGAACCGACGGCCGGCGGACCGGCGGTCACCGCTCCGTCCCTGGTACGGCTGCTCGAAACTCTGCAGAGCAGCGGACGCCTTTCCCTACGGTCGCCGCCGCCGTTCCTGATCGACAGCCTGGCCGACTACAATCTGGTCAAATACCAGGACCGGCACTACGGCGCGCACCAAGGGGCCGGGAGTCTGGAAGACCTGCTGGCGGAGCCGGGGGAAAACCTCATCGAGGCCGTTGCGCTGAAGGAACTGCGCCGGGAGATCATCGACCGCTGGCTCTCTCGCCGGCCGCCGGATCCCCACCTGATCGAAACCCTGGGCGTGACCAACATCGTCCTGTTCCGGGACCGCTTCGTTGCGTTGCCTCAGGCCCTCGGGGCCGTCGATCTGTCCGATCCCGCGACGTTTCACCTCCCCGGCGTGATCGTCAGCCGCAGCCGGACGCGCCTGCGGCATCTGGTTGCAACGGAAGCCGCAGGCCGGGGTGTGAGCGCGGAGGCGGGCACCGCGCCGGAATCGGACGGCCGTCCGGCGCCCTTGCTGCCGGACGCATCCGCAAAGGGGCGGCTGTTCTGGCTGACCGGTTTGTCCGGGGCCGGCAAGACGACGGTCGCCCTGCGTGTGTGCGCGCGGCTGCGGGCGGCCGGACTGCCGACGGTGCTGCTCGACGGCGACCGCCTGCGTGCCGCCATCGCCCCCGATGCCGGTCACACCCCCGACCAGCGTCGCCAGCTGGCCTTTTCCTACGCCCGCCTATGCCGGGAACTGACGGAACAGGGCTTGGTCGTCGTCATCGCCACCATTTCGATGTTTCATGCGGTCCGGCAATGGAATCGCGAAAATGTGGAAGGCTATCGCGAAATATATTTGCGCGTTCCTCTTGAGCATCGTGCCGATCGTGACCCGAAGGGCTTGTACCGCAACGCTGCCGTGGATATGGTCGGGATGGATACCTCCATTGAGGAGCCGGATCGCCCCGATCTCGTAATTGACAATTACGGCACGATGGAACCGGACGGCGCGGCTGACCTGATCTGGGAGCGATTGATTGCGCCCGATGCAGATCTGGTCGGCCTATCGACTGCAGCCCTGGAAGACGGGCTTTAA